TCTCGACTGCTTTATGGGAGTCTTCTAGAGTTTTGAGCTTACCGTCATAACGATGCTCCCAGCGGTCCCAGCTTTGTTTGTTGTAATCGCGCTCATAAAACTCGTCTTTAACAAGCTGCCAGACCCGGTGATAAAGCACCTGAGGATTGACTTCACTATGTAAGGTCAATCTGTGAGCAATCAGATCTTTGTCAGAAAGCGAGGCTAGATAGTCATTTTGACTGCCCTGAGGACTTGAGCCACCCAGTAAAACTGAGAGCGAAAGAGGGATTGCAAAGAAAGGTTTCCACCACATATTTAAGTACCCGGGACGTTATGTGCTCGAAATCGCGAGGCGATACCAGGGTGTTATACCCAGACCATCAAGGTTTTAGACGCCAACCATGGATTTTTTTGGGGTTAGGCCCCAGAGATAACCTGGTGTAAACACTGAATTTAACCAATTTGTCCCTGTAATCAAGGTGAAATGCCCGAGGGTGGCTATTTAGAACCGGTACAAAGAGCAGTCAAAAGTAGTAGTCATTAAGTTAGGATATCTAGTGCCAAGCGGCAGCTAATATCGTGCTGCCAACAAACATGTAGAGGTAAAAGTGGAAGACAAGTCGCTTGCCGATATCGGCATTTTTGGTGGATCTGGTTTTTATAAACTATTCGACGAATACGAAGAAAAGATGGTGGAGACACCTTACGGCCCGCCTGCAGCCCCAGTAGCTATAGGTACAATGGGTGGTAAAAGAGTAGCATTTTTGCCCCGTCACGGCGAAAGACACCAGTGGCCGCCGCATAAAGTGCCCTACCGGGCCAATGTCTATGCCATGAAATCACTGGGCGTAAAACGCATTATCTCGCCCTGTGCCGCAGGTAGCTTGCAAACTCATGTCAAACCAGGCGAATTTGTAGTCTGTGACCAGTTTGTCGACCGCACCTCTGGACGTACCGATACCTTTTATGATGGTCCTATTGCCACCCACGTCTCTGGCGCAGAGCTATATTGCCCCGAGATGCGTAAATTGGCTGTAGAAGCTGGTAAAGCCAGTGGCATCACAATGCACCCAAATGGTACAGTGGTGGTGATTCAGGGTCCAAGATTTAGCTCTAAAGCCGAATCCAAATGGTTTACTGCACAGGGTTGGGAAGTGATTAACATGACTCAGTATCCCGAGGCCTTCCTCTGCAAAGAGCTAGAGATGTGCGTCGTCAATGTTTCTCTAATCACTGATTACGACTCTGGACTGGTAGGCAATGTCGAGCCAGTATCGCACTCAGAAGTAGTCAAAGTATTTGGTCAAAATATCAGCAAACTGCAACTACTTCTCAAAAATATGATCAGCACCATTCCTGATGCCCGGTCAGCCTGTGATTGTGCCAATACACTGAAGCACGCCCGCGTCTAAAAACAAGCGAGAGA
Above is a window of Candidatus Obscuribacter sp. DNA encoding:
- a CDS encoding S-methyl-5'-thioadenosine phosphorylase gives rise to the protein MEDKSLADIGIFGGSGFYKLFDEYEEKMVETPYGPPAAPVAIGTMGGKRVAFLPRHGERHQWPPHKVPYRANVYAMKSLGVKRIISPCAAGSLQTHVKPGEFVVCDQFVDRTSGRTDTFYDGPIATHVSGAELYCPEMRKLAVEAGKASGITMHPNGTVVVIQGPRFSSKAESKWFTAQGWEVINMTQYPEAFLCKELEMCVVNVSLITDYDSGLVGNVEPVSHSEVVKVFGQNISKLQLLLKNMISTIPDARSACDCANTLKHARV